A DNA window from Thiobacillus denitrificans ATCC 25259 contains the following coding sequences:
- a CDS encoding NUDIX hydrolase, with protein MNFCSECGSAVVLRVPEGDTLPRHVCAGCGTVHYQNPKMVVGCIPEWEDKILLCRRAIEPRYGLWTLPAGFMENGETTLEGAARETWEEAGARIEMGGLYTLYNLPHINQVYFMFRARLLDLDFQPGVESLEARLFGEDEIPWDQIAFRTVQATLEQYFKDRKAGAFDFHFGDIRTR; from the coding sequence ATGAATTTTTGCAGTGAATGTGGCAGCGCCGTCGTGCTTCGCGTACCCGAGGGCGACACCCTGCCCCGCCACGTTTGCGCCGGCTGCGGCACGGTCCACTACCAGAACCCGAAGATGGTCGTCGGCTGCATCCCCGAGTGGGAAGACAAGATCCTGCTGTGCCGCCGCGCGATCGAACCACGCTACGGCCTTTGGACGCTACCGGCCGGCTTCATGGAAAACGGCGAAACGACGCTCGAAGGCGCGGCGCGCGAAACCTGGGAAGAGGCCGGCGCACGCATCGAGATGGGCGGTCTCTATACCCTGTACAACCTGCCGCACATCAATCAGGTGTATTTCATGTTCCGCGCGCGTCTGCTCGACCTCGACTTCCAGCCGGGCGTCGAGTCGCTCGAGGCACGGCTGTTCGGCGAAGACGAAATCCCGTGGGACCAGATCGCCTTCCGCACCGTGCAGGCGACGCTCGAGCAGTATTTCAAAGACCGCAAGGCCGGCGCCTTCGACTTCCACTTCGGCGACATCCGCACCCGCTGA